A window of Verrucomicrobiota bacterium contains these coding sequences:
- a CDS encoding 3-deoxy-7-phosphoheptulonate synthase, giving the protein MSLAEISKPEIRNIHNVRVRSIEKVSAPETLAREIPLTEKCLATVTEGRETIARIMHKEAPRLLVIIGPCSIHDVKSALEYAGHLSKLRNQVALKAEIVMRVYFEKPRTTTGWKGLINDPDLDDSCNIEKGLRTARKLLKDITEMGLPVATEFLDSISPQYLGDFVSWAAIGARTTESQSHREMASGLSMPVGYKNSTDGSLQVALDAMKASLQPHSFLGVNDQGLISLIRTKGNELTHPILRGGSRGENYAPEHVQETKAKLKKLGLPEAIMIDCSHGNSNKLPERQELVWKSILDQRAAGESSIIGAMLESNLHHGNQSIPKNLNDLQYGVSITDACISWEKTEELFSSM; this is encoded by the coding sequence ATGTCTCTCGCAGAAATTTCTAAACCCGAAATACGGAATATTCATAATGTCAGAGTGCGTTCGATCGAAAAGGTCTCCGCACCCGAAACCCTCGCCCGTGAAATCCCTCTGACTGAAAAATGCCTTGCGACAGTCACTGAGGGCCGCGAAACAATCGCCCGGATCATGCATAAGGAAGCCCCCCGGCTGCTGGTTATTATCGGGCCTTGCTCCATCCATGATGTTAAAAGTGCCCTCGAGTATGCCGGACACTTGAGTAAACTCCGCAATCAAGTCGCTCTCAAAGCCGAAATCGTCATGCGCGTTTATTTTGAAAAGCCCCGGACCACCACCGGCTGGAAAGGGCTGATTAATGATCCTGACCTCGATGACTCATGTAATATTGAAAAAGGCCTGCGCACTGCACGCAAATTGCTCAAAGACATTACCGAAATGGGTTTGCCCGTCGCGACAGAATTCCTTGATTCCATCAGCCCGCAATACCTAGGCGATTTTGTCAGCTGGGCGGCTATCGGTGCCCGCACGACTGAAAGCCAGTCCCACCGTGAAATGGCCAGCGGACTATCGATGCCGGTTGGTTATAAAAATAGCACGGATGGCTCCCTACAGGTCGCCCTTGATGCCATGAAAGCCTCCCTCCAACCCCACAGTTTCCTCGGAGTGAATGATCAAGGGCTCATTAGCCTGATCCGCACAAAGGGTAATGAACTCACCCACCCGATCCTGCGCGGGGGCTCACGTGGAGAAAATTACGCACCAGAGCACGTTCAAGAAACAAAAGCCAAACTTAAAAAGCTCGGCCTTCCTGAAGCGATCATGATTGATTGCAGCCACGGGAACTCGAATAAACTGCCTGAACGCCAGGAACTCGTCTGGAAATCCATCCTCGACCAGAGGGCTGCGGGGGAATCCTCCATCATCGGAGCCATGCTCGAGAGCAATTTGCACCACGGAAACCAATCGATCCCGAAAAATCTCAACGACCTGCAATACGGTGTCTCCATCACGGATGCCTGTATCTCTTGGGAAAAGACCGAGGAACTCTTTTCGTCCATGTAA